The Bacillota bacterium genome window below encodes:
- the arsN2 gene encoding arsenic resistance N-acetyltransferase ArsN2, with the protein MLHLLEKAGLPADGVAEHLDGFFVARRRQQPGASLATAIPAATTVIGCAGIEPYGSQALLRSVAVTPPLQNVGVGRRLVEAALGRAIQNGATEVYLLTTTAEGYFARLGFEHVERQAVCGPVTSSVEFTSACPQSAAVMRRKSAIA; encoded by the coding sequence ATCCTGCACCTGCTCGAAAAGGCCGGCCTCCCGGCCGATGGCGTCGCCGAACACCTCGACGGCTTTTTCGTCGCCCGCCGCCGGCAGCAACCAGGAGCCTCCCTGGCAACCGCCATCCCCGCAGCAACCACCGTCATCGGCTGCGCCGGCATCGAACCGTACGGCTCCCAGGCGCTGCTCCGCTCGGTGGCGGTGACGCCGCCTCTGCAGAACGTGGGCGTTGGCAGGCGGCTCGTGGAGGCGGCCCTGGGGCGGGCAATCCAAAATGGGGCCACGGAGGTGTACCTGCTGACCACGACCGCGGAGGGTTACTTCGCTCGGCTGGGGTTCGAGCACGTCGAGCGGCAGGCCGTCTGCGGGCCGGTTACGTCCTCTGTGGAGTTTACTTCCGCGTGCCCGCAAAGCGCAGCCGTCATGCGCCGGAAGTCGGCCATCGCCTGA